ATGGTCTATGAATTTCCACAGACTTTGCAAGAATGCGGAGAAACTGTTCTCGGTCACGGTCATCTTTGAAAATAGCACTCCGACCATTGCCACGGTTGGTGACATGGTACACTGCACCAGGATATTGTATGCGAAGAGGTCGAGCCATGCCCTCTTTTTAGGGGGTGGCCACTTATTTGTCAAGAAGAAAGATTTGACCCCAAAGCTCCCCCAAAGCTCCCTCAAAGCTCTGTAAAATAATACTGGCTTTTAGTTGGCATTCTGACATATCATTATGAAATAACTTATTTTAAGGAGGCAAAAATGGCTACCGACCAAAGTGAAAACATGCTTGATGATGATCTTTATGATGACGATGAAGATACCCTTAAAGACAAGTACCTCACCTTTCATCTTGCCGGCGAAGACTATGGAATTGAGATTGCCTTTGTCACCGAGATAATCGGCATCCAGAAAATTACAGAGGTGCCTGACATGCCCAGGTTCATCAGGGGTGTGATTAACCTGCGCGGCAAGGTCATCCCGGTTATGGATGTACGCCTGCGATTCAACCTGGAAGAAAGGGCTTACGACGAACGAACCTGCATTGTGGTGGTAGATATTAACAGTACCGCTGTTGGTTTGGTTGTCGATGAAGTCAGCGAGGTCGCAGATATCCCTGAAAATGATGTTGAACCGCCACCCAACACCGGCAAAGGCAAATCGAGCCGATACCTGAAGGGCATGGGCAAAATGGGTGACTCCGTAAAAATCTTACTCGACATAGAAAAACTACTGCATGAAGATGAACTTGAACTACTCGAAAAGGAAGTAAACTATCACACCCAATTATAGGAGGGGAAGTAATGAAGATAGGCATGAAACTAATCAGCAGTTTCGCAATTGTGGCGGTTCTTGTGGCAGTAGTCGGAAGTATTGGAGCCTATGGTTTAAATAAAACCGGCAATGCAACAGACATCATTTTGGACCAGAAGGTACCTATTATGGATGCCGCCATGGAAAGTATGATTTCCCTGATAAGCGGCAGAGATATCATGGGTGAATTTTTACTCAGCGAAGACGTTGCTACTCTCGACGAAACGCAAAAAGAGTTCGAGCAGACGGTAGTCGCCTTTGACGAAACCAATGGGTATGTCAAAAAAAACGCCAGTGAAGAAATTCGAAATCTTGCTAATCAGGCTGACGAATTTCACAGTAAATTTGAAGAAAACGCTGTCAAAATGATGTCGGAACACCGGTTACTTCTCACAGCCAAAGCTGATGCCGCAAAGATTATGGGAGATTTTGACACACATGTGTATGACCTCAAAAAACTGCTGGTTGATTATGAAGTCGAGTTAACCAAGGTGCAAAAGATTGATGAAAAAGTTGATGCTGCAATGGAGGCAAAAACGCTTTTGGTTGAACAACAGGCA
Above is a genomic segment from Desulfobulbaceae bacterium containing:
- a CDS encoding purine-binding chemotaxis protein CheW codes for the protein MATDQSENMLDDDLYDDDEDTLKDKYLTFHLAGEDYGIEIAFVTEIIGIQKITEVPDMPRFIRGVINLRGKVIPVMDVRLRFNLEERAYDERTCIVVVDINSTAVGLVVDEVSEVADIPENDVEPPPNTGKGKSSRYLKGMGKMGDSVKILLDIEKLLHEDELELLEKEVNYHTQL